The window AGGCACTGGATGAGTTGGAGCATTCACCCCAACCACCTCAATTTTCATTGGTCTACCGTCAAGCTGTATGTTGTTGTATCTCTTTATAGCAGCTAAAGCACCAGACGCATATGTGAAAACCACTTCTGCAGTTCCCTATACAAGAATTTCCtcaacatgaatatatatatatatatatatagtacacaACATATCTCAGGAAAATGTCTTTCTAAGGTACCTTTGATCTGCCGCTGTTATCATAATGCAGCGCATATTCTTTAAGTTCACCAACATCTGAAAACAGCAGCTGAAAAAAAACAGATAGCTCTAGGTTATAATTGTTTCAGGACTTCTCATCAGAATAGTTGCTTCAAGAAAGTAGGGATGGCAATGTGGCAGGGATCGGAAAATTGTTAAATAGGGCGGGGCAGAGTAGGGCAGGGAGCTGCcacaaattttttaaaattattaggGCGGGGCAGTCAGGTTGCTGATCCGGGTTATAGCTGATTTGGGTTTAAAGATGTGACCCGCTTAAGTTATCCGTAATTTCCCAACTATAATGCAAACATTTCCATCTACAAGCATCAGTGATATGTGTGATAGCCTAAGAGCTTTTCATTTAATAGGACGTGCTTCTTTACCTCTATGAATAAGTGAAAAAATAAAGATATAGTACACAGTTACCTCTATGATATATCCAGGGGAATATTTTTTGCTACAGGTAATAAATTTCTATGTTAACTGTTAAATTGCACGATATATAAAGATGAGCAATCATTTGACAAAGATTATCTCCTTATACATTTTTCATTTAATATTTTAGACTACACAACATTGATAAAATTTACTATAATTTATTCAACTGATATACATAGACAACTTTTATTGACATGTCAACTTTAGATGTATTAAATAGCATATTGCAAAATGAAAATAAATCATAAACGGGGCAGCAGGACAAAATTTTGGCACAATGCTAAACGAGGCAGGGCAGGGCGGGTTAAAATTTTAGCGCGTCAAGGTCTTCCCTGCCCTACCCCACCCCTCCCTATTTTACATCCCATCAAGACAGTATTGCAACTACAATTTGAGATCAAAAGCTTTGAACTCAAAACAGAGTACTAAATCGAGAAGAGACGAGATTGAAGATAAGGAAATCAAATAGTAGataacagactcacatacaacaCAGTATACATAGGAAAATATTTTAATAACCCATACTAGTACGTTTTACACCATCCAGTGCTCCAGGCAGTATCAATAGATATTAGGGGCTACAACATCTATATACGGAGTCAATCTCGCAGAAATTCTCTGTTCATTCATCAACATAGAAATGAGTAAACAGACAAAAAATTACTTCATAAGCAGAGTAAACTAGTAGTAGATAAGGTTGCTAACTAGGCAGTGAAGCACCAAGAACACTTTAAGTTTGACCAATATCCATGCCATAAAGTAAAACCATATCATCATTCAGCGTGTGTTTGGTAGGGAGGTTTTCcaattttcttgtgtttggttggtcaaaatgttcttaaaaaacattttctctaggaaaataagCTCCTTAACaatgagaaaaatgacttccctaattaGGGAAATCAAGTTTCATAAGTGACATTCCAAATTGATTGTTTACTCCCCACCCATCCACCCCCACCTCACCACATAATGTTTTGCTAGATAGCATATACTAATTGttttgcttacttaccaaacactagaaacTAAGTGAAAAACCCACAACATTTTaatttccttcataccaaacacccGTCAATGCGTATGATCTTGTGGGGTCCAACAATTATCTTCTACAAGTTAATACTCTAAGCAGAGTTATCTCAACAATACGAACGCACCTTCAATTTTTTTAACAAATCTTTTGTACTTTTCAAAAAGTACTTTACTCCACAATAGAAATTCTTTGACGTTAGACCCAGGATATGCACATTTAAGAGAACAAAAAGCATAGTACAAGACCGCAGAGAAAAACCCAATGGAAATCCACCTTAACTTAGGATccatttggccatgagaataCTTCACTTTTTTCCAGAATAAAATGAgggtttggccatgaaaattccaaatacaggTTTTTCACTTTctatacattcaaacaaccaaatatttttttgCAAAAAACTATTTAGCAAACACAACTCCAAGTTGAAAAAGATTTGGTTTCTAtggcaaaaaaagaagaaggagagaGTGTTTACCCTGATGTCATCGTTGGTGACGCCGTAATCGAGGTTAGATACAAATAACTTCGTTCCATGAACATGATCCCCTCCTCCAGCCATCTTCATCAAGTCTCGCTCCTGCATTTCAAACAAGGCTAAAACTACTTTCTGTGAATGAATGTGAGTAGAAGGAAGAGGGAACACCTACCTGCGACATTGAGTAAGGCGTCATTCTAGTCCTACAAACTCGCACATGCCGCCGCTTTTCATCGCCGTCGGAGGTGTGACCTTTGTTACGTCCACCATGGCGGCccttttgttgttgtttgttctTCTTGATAATATCATCCAGCGACATGTTCAGAGAGTCAGCCATTTCTCACTCAAGTAGTCCAGAAGAAGAAGGCTTTTCAGAATATATAGTGAAATGTGCCAGTATAGCGAAGGGACGATGATCGACAGGGAAAAGCTGTCAATAGTACTATAGCAGATTGTTGAGTGGTGCATGGATAACAGCTGGCTCGCCTGCTCCGTAAAGACCAACTACCCTTTCATTTTACCGTCTTGTCCTTGCTGAAATTATCAACTGGATGGAGTATCTCACGCACAGTTAAAATGGATTTTTAgccttttataattttttatttttatgacctTTTCGAAATAGATCTTTATTTCTTACACACAAGTGATCTAGAAGAATCTCATAAAAAATTTGAAAAGGTTATTTTAGTTATAAATATACCGTATTTTGAATGTTTATTTAAATACACGATTTTTTGGATAAACTTGTAATTGAATAAACTTGCAATCAAGCAGGTAGTTCAAACTTGCAATCTTCTTGAAAAGCTTCACAACAACTTAttttcttctataaatagaaagtcaattcatttcatttttaccGCAGTTTGAAGAGGAATAAAATCTCTCTCCCCCACCCAACTTCTTTGACTATATTTTTTGTTGCcttatattttattattatttcataataattttcttttatttaaattgtaAAAGGACAAGAGATCTCATTTTCTCGAACGATAGTGAAGGAAGATTTTTGGTACGGGAATTTAAGTAGGAAAAATGGTCGAACTTCGACTACTATTTAAAAATAATAGTCGCATTTATCTTTTGTTACAATATGTGAAATTTTTTTATCTCCACCATtaacaaaattttaaaatttacttCAAATCTAACGAATTACCCGAATTTTCATTTTAATTACCTGATTTCACTTTATTAATACATAACCCATTTATTCCGTATTGCTTAAGTACCCAATTTCCATTTAGGTTCtcttaaaaataaatataattattttctaaaaagaaaaataagacacttaaattgatacGAAGGGGATATTATTTTTCACAAGTATAAGCTAAGCCTTATCTTTTGGTTGTCTTAGAAAATGATTATAATAGTTGTCTAAAAAGGAAAGATGACACTTACATTAATACGGAAGGGATATTAATTTTTTGTAAGCTACAGGAAATTTCATTTAGGGAAAAGGACTTTTGATGCTCAAAACCACCTAACGGATCGTTACAATTAAATGCTTTTTGTATTCTCATAAGATACTAATTTGGAGTACTCGGTGGAAGAAAAAACTTTTTTCTTTCTTGTATTATTCTATAGAGCTTGAAGCGCAAATAGTAAGAGGTTGACTTGATACagattgtatacggtaaaaatcgattCGATTTGTACAAGACAAGAACTGGGGTAAATGTTACAGTTGTCCGATATACAGCCGAGGAAGAATAAGGCCGTTGGCCACTGATGGGAATGAAGACCGAGGGTCGTGAGTTCATTCAACTCAGTGTCAAAACTGAAGGTACTTTGATGGGCACAGAAATCCCGAGCCTGAGGCGAACACACTCAACATAGGCTCGGAGAATCCGTTATGGGGCAAGACACGCGTCATCTGACCGTTCCGCCATTTGCGCTGACAacagtacgggtgtcagaccgtacggatgCCGCCTTAAGTGTTTTGGCTCGGTTAAAGAAAGCAATCTCCAAACCGGACCAGTTCTCAGAGCTTACAAACTTGTCTTCTTAAGTTCTCTTTACTAGTCTTTATCAATATATTACCATTTACTTGCTATAATCTTATATTATAAATTAatctaaccacatatcctatcaaCCACTTATAAATTAATTGTTATTCGTTTTTTTAGGGTAagcagtttggcgcccaccgtggggcataGGATAATTGTGGTGGTTTAATTTGCTACTTCCTTTTTCACTTGTTCTTTGAAAGTTTGCGTTTTAGATACGTTCGAGATGGTAAGCAATGGTCATTCCGGGCACGTGAACAATAACGAAATAGTCGCTCAAAACTAAAACAACAGCGGGTTACCAAACCCGAACGGACCGCCTGCTGAACCCGCCAACCCAAATGCTGTCAAATCGACCGAAGGCCTTAACCGCCAGAACACCGtcaatcaggagaatgccgcccttcCGACCACAGATCCTTTGAATAACAATAATTCAGCAACTTTGCTTCGGGCACAGGCCAAAAAGGCACCGGATGTCATAGAGGAAGTTAACTTACATGtgatatttgaaatgttgcaggaacaaaagGTGGCTATAGGTGTTATATCCAGTATttcgcatattcgaaaaatttgaaataattgtgacttataagggataaggccatattttgaatttatttaatatatatatagttcatgaaaaaaatattgatgtggaaatacggaggaaggccaagtgcaaaattgaaattttggaaattagttttgggaattacaaaacaagatccataaccaattgggctaaaaaataataagagaaaaTAGGGCCCAATTtgtatggggtggccggccacatggcTAGCCCAACCTAtgtccctttaaaaaaaaaaaaccatgtgATAAATTAGTCTTTATCacaagaactttcaagagaaaacaagagaaggagaaaaacaaagaaagaagagcaagaaaaacccaaggccattcggccaagctccAAAAATTttaccccttgaaatcttgttcctaaaattattttcttgtggtattcctactaattcaaggaccctctacaacgtggtgtagttgtttcggaagataggccgcttgtttcgtcgatttaacactttggacaagtgaagaagctaagaagaaaaaggtaagattttacttcttttgtcttggaagaaatatatatatgtgttgtagaatatggaaaggaatgtagagtatgaaaattttgtgttataggtatgtatgtgtatggccgaaaatggTATGCATGGATAGGGATGAttagaattttattttttatgttaattgtgttgttgaagccttgtgatggaaatggaggaaaaatggtttaagttggcatgaaaaattgttgaaaatgattatagaaacttatgtgattttaatgtagtttttatgtaattatggaagtggaattCTAAAGGTGAATTGttatgttgattggtgaatttggaaggatgctagtccatattagcatgaacgATTGGTTGCTAAgttgttatgagaagttttgtgattttatggtagatttatgtgatgatgaaaatgaaattgttaaggtgcgaattatgattattgttaatgaaattggaagatgaaaatgtgttatgaatatttatgtcgaagattagaggtttcgaatgaattatggttttggtggaatttttgtatatttcgtaaatattttgtagaatgatatgaaatgcttccgaattgtattggaatgatcttgattagtaaatgaatatgaaaacattgatattgggttggaagtgcgaagttagattgaaagttgtcgcactatgtagGAAAGAAGACTAttcatgttagaatgtgttttacttcgattgttgatgatgttggtgttgttgtgggtgctgttgttgacattttggccgagttaaattctcggggatgttgtatgtataggggagatgctgcccaaatttctgtagacaagtatgagttaagactgaattcctaaaggcttgtaattgatatttggtaattgtgaccaattgtagattttggaggaaacgagatttgagtttggagaagcgtaaggagcgaataaggtatgtaaagctttacctttccttctcttggcatgtcttagacataataggtttggatatgagcctcggggacgactctattcctagaaatccaagtttgaatttgaccctttttcattcaacagaattgaattaaatatttcaTGCCTTGATGAAATAATTGCCTAAATACCTACGATTTGCCCAAATGGAAACGGACTACATTAAAAACTTTCATAAGTTACTCCATAAAGCTCGATATacgtaatttgtgtacgccacctcagttgacccgaagtgggcccactattcccgattcaTCTCCTATTGTATTATTGTCTTATTTTCGAGCGATATTAAAGGGaacgttttaactactcttctaactactaaacgacaattgttttaaatattccattgagtcttgtaaactattttggaacatggaaacgattccagaaaaaaaaatttaTCTTTACGTAACCTATTGTGGTATCCGGAATACACGCACTATGATTATCGTGCGATTTTATTATTAAGATTTGTTATTCGAGATATCCcctcgagtctttgtaaatgtattatgttttatattgcatttagtttctcattactcaactcgtggatgcctcaatgtttccttcactgagcccgggccaggatatgttatcaagcgtaatccactgcattgttcgtcgtgcctcgatgt is drawn from Lycium barbarum isolate Lr01 chromosome 8, ASM1917538v2, whole genome shotgun sequence and contains these coding sequences:
- the LOC132606119 gene encoding THO complex subunit 4A-like, which encodes MADSLNMSLDDIIKKNKQQQKGRHGGRNKGHTSDGDEKRRHVRVCRTRMTPYSMSQERDLMKMAGGGDHVHGTKLFVSNLDYGVTNDDIRLLFSDVGELKEYALHYDNSGRSKGTAEVVFTYASGALAAIKRYNNIQLDGRPMKIEVVGVNAPTHPVPIFASANLQASFQRPGGAAYGRARVERSHHKPVSATVSKKKKPVSAEDLDADLDKYHSDAMHIN